The Skermanella rosea sequence ATCACTATCGCTCGTTGTATTTCACTCTCTTGCCCATTCATCATCTATCTCACTCGTATTCGGGATTTTCGATAACCTCACCCGAGCTAACGCTGGTACAAGAAGTCAACATAAAGAAAATATATTATTGTAATCACAGATTAAGATTTCATTGCGAGTGCGAGAGCGGCTTATTCTATCTTTAAGGTGAACCAGATAGACCGTTTTAGTGAGACCACTTGAAGCCGTTTTACTTTCTGTTCCTATTGGCTGATAGCGTCATTCGAGCGCCGAGAACCACTCTGCCACACTCCTAATGCAGAACTTGTCGTTTACGCTGGTTCAACCGATTTTTGTCCTCATGGATATCACGCCAGACACACGCCTCAGGTTCATGCCCGCCCCTAGGTCACTCGCATGCATGTCCCGCCTAGTTTTAGCAGGCGCAGGATACCCGGCAGCCATGAAAGAATTCATAGACCATCTGATCGAAGTAGCGGAGTGGAGTGACGGCCACTTAGTCGTGCCAACTGCTGTTTATGATGAAGAGCCAGAAGTTTTGGATAATAGTATGCTGCACGCGCATGTTGGTGGCATGGCTGAACACTTGGCGCGGTTGGTGGGCGGCAATGCTCCGCCGTGGTGCGAGAAGCCCTGCTATTTTCTGCAAGGTACGTACTTCTTGTATGGAGAGCGGTCGCGGCTGTTCCTGCTCGAATCGACCCCGGAAGCTTTTCGCCGTCGCGGACTTTTCTGTGGCCCCGTTTTGCAAAAGCTGGTCACAGCCTTGAAGATTTCTACCTCTGATGCACACATCCCATAGTTGTTGATACGACTAATGGACTAACCACAAAACCATCGTCCTGCCCCTTTCTTTTATGCATACGCGCAATAACCTTTGGTTTGGTACGATATAGAAGTTGTATCCTGTATAGTTTTGTCAGAGGCAGCGTTGTTCCTCGATCCGAAAGAGAGAAGTGCTGTAGGTTCCGAAGAGCAACACAGGAATATCTTGCTGTTTGCCTACGTGGACGGCGAATTGGATGCAGCGCAGCGGCGTCTTGTCGAAGATTTGCTTGCCCGCGATCCGGATGCTCGTCAGCGGATCGCACAGACGCGTCAACTCGATGCCTGGCATTTATGCTCCTGTATATGTCAACCGGCATTTTGGTCAGATGGAGCGGGTTTGGATGAATGGCACAAATGGCCGAAGATTTCCCGCACCACGAAGCGCTTGAGACAGCGCATGATCTCGGGCTTGCTCTTTCCTTCCGCGGTTCGGCGCCGGACGTAGTCGATCGTAGGCTGGTGGCCGCGCATGCGCACGACGACCACGCGGTGAAGGGCGGCGTTGGCCCGCCGGTTGCCACCGCGGTTGAGCCTGTAGCGGGTGACCTTGCGGCTGGAGGCTGGCATCGGGCAGGCGCCGCAGAACTTGGCAAGAGCGCCCTCGGAGTGGATCCGCTCCGGGTTGTCGCCGACCAGGATCAGCATTTCCGCGGCGGTACCTGACTTGATGCCATAGGCCTTCACCAGCGTCGGGGCGCAGTGCTCGAACAAGGCCTCGAGGTGAGCGTCGTGGGCCTTGATCTCGGCGTCAAGGTCGAGCCATCGACGCGCGAGGGCGCTCAGGCTGGCCTTGGCCGAAGCGGTTGGGGACGTCATCGCCCCCGGACGCAGCGCGGCGAGATGACGGACCAGCGCCATCGTGCCCGTGATCGTTTCAAGCTTCTCGCGCAGGCCAGCCGGCACGACGATTATGACGGCCTTCAAGGTCAGCATGGCCTGGGTTCGTGCCTTGACGGCCGTGTCTCGGGCAACCTTCAGGTGGCGGATCATCTCGACCCGGCCAGTGGACGCCTTGGGCAGGCCGGTGGCTTGGCCACCGAGCACGGCGCGGGCGGCGCCCTCCACATCGAGATGATCGGTCTTGCCGTGCTGGCGCCGCAGCCGCCGGTCGGGGCGGCTGACCTCGTGAACGGTGTAGCCGCCGTCACGAAGGGCGCGGGCGAGACCGGCGCCGTACGAGCCAGTGCCCTCGATGCCGAAGGCGTGGATGGTTCCGAGCGACGCCGCCCAGGTTTCAAGCTGGCGGTAGCCATGACAGCCGACCTTGATCGTCAGCTCGGCCACCCGGCGCCGAAGCCGGTAATCGCCACAGCGGCGTGGGTGTGCTTGTGGGTATCGACACGCTTCGTCTCAATGCATGCCGCCACCTACAATACCTTCAACCTGCAGCGCCATCTGATTTCCCGCCGCACCCTGCGCACCTTCCGGGCCCAGGCCATGGCCGATTGGAATGCTGCTGCCACTGCTGCATGAAAGTTGTCAAAGGTTCAGGGATTCTGCGCGGTGGCCAAGTTCACGTGACAATGCTCCAATATGGTAAAACACTGCTTTGTTAACTTCTTTCGAAAAACAACATTTGTCGAACGGATTATTATTTTCTCGAAGAATACCACCGGTTGTCCTTTTGCGGGATAATTTATTCGTTTTCGGAGATAAATCGAAGCTCTAATCGCAAACCGTAATTCATAGAAAAGGACCCGCACTCTAAAAGGTTGTACCAGCGCCGCTCTCTCATGCTTTCCGCGATGTCCGCCACTTCTTAAAAAACATGAGGTCTAATCACGGCTTAACCGGCCCTGGACATTTTGAGTCGTCCGACCCGCGGGTCTAAGCAGCCTGCGCGGGTGGACGGAGCAAAGCACTTTTCTCGAGGTCTGACATGTCTCTCGTTATTGATACCGGCTACCAGCAGTTCCGCAGCGCCGACGTTGGTCTCTCTTATTTCAGCGATGCCAGCAAGGACGGCGTCATTCCGGCGCAGAGCTATTCCTTGCGTACCCGTGACGGCCGCATCGTTTATGACGCCATCAGAACTGACGGCGTCGTTTTCGACATTTACGACGGCGGTCTAAAAACCGGTTGGTGCCGCAGCACCGGCGAAATCGGCCTACCGCCCGATTGGCGTTTCAATGCCAGCTTGGGCAAATTCGAGCCGAAGCCCGAAGGCGAGGGCTGGAAGCGCGGCTTCTCGATCCCCGTCGCGATCACGAAAACCAACTTCGCGCTGTGGGAACAGGCCCAGACCGCCAGCTTCCAGGCGGTGTGCGACGTCGCCGTCAAGATCAGCCGCATGGAGAGGCCCGATGGCAAGCTGCCAGTCGTGTGCCACACCGGATTCCGCGAGATCCGCCTAGCCAAAGGGCCGCTCCAGGTCCCGGTGCTGGAAGTGGTCAAGTGGACCCAGCGCCCGACCTGCCTGCCCCCGCTCGGCTACTGATCCATGAAGCCGTTCTGGACGATCCAGGCAAAGGAGCCGCGGGAAGCAGCTCCTTTGCTTGCTAAGATGGGTGTCTCGTTCATTCCACTGGGACACAACAAAAAGCCCCTGGGTCCTTGGAAGGAATACCAGAGCCGGCCGCCGAGCGTCGCCGAGGCTCTGACCTGGGCAAAAAACCTGAGGCACATGCAGATCGGTCTGGTCACCGGCCGGGTCAACAACATCTCCGTCGTCGATTTCGATCATCCGCAGGCCGAACAGTGGTGGCTCGACCAGGGCTACCCAC is a genomic window containing:
- a CDS encoding transposase encodes the protein MAELTIKVGCHGYRQLETWAASLGTIHAFGIEGTGSYGAGLARALRDGGYTVHEVSRPDRRLRRQHGKTDHLDVEGAARAVLGGQATGLPKASTGRVEMIRHLKVARDTAVKARTQAMLTLKAVIIVVPAGLREKLETITGTMALVRHLAALRPGAMTSPTASAKASLSALARRWLDLDAEIKAHDAHLEALFEHCAPTLVKAYGIKSGTAAEMLILVGDNPERIHSEGALAKFCGACPMPASSRKVTRYRLNRGGNRRANAALHRVVVVRMRGHQPTIDYVRRRTAEGKSKPEIMRCLKRFVVREIFGHLCHSSKPAPSDQNAG